From the genome of Solea senegalensis isolate Sse05_10M linkage group LG21, IFAPA_SoseM_1, whole genome shotgun sequence:
AGTAAAAGTGCAGTAATCTCTTGTCTTTGCTTAGATTTTCTTCTCAGTTGAATGCAATCATTAAGtcagtgaggctgcagcaacttcagtcCCTTCTGCAGCTTCTAGGTTTTGTTTCTAGTCACGATTTAAAAACACCTCTGGCTTATGTttttaaactactaaactagagctgaaacaattacaattactaaattaatcgtcaactagtttgattatcgattaatcggtttgaagcttattaaaacaagattactGATTGTCTTAGCTTCTGAActtctgaatattttcttaatttctttgctccatataacaaagaaatcattaaaacagaatcattttgaattatggacaaaacatgacattcaataacatcatcatttctaggtttgacCAACACCGATTAACGTTTTTTAACggttttcagacattttatagaccaagtgattaattgagaaaataatccacagattaatccattatgaaaataatcgtcagtttGCAGCTCTACACACAACAGACACTTATTGAATTCAGTCACTGGCAGGTGGAGAGAGTCTTAACTCACATCCTGTCCCGATTGCAAGTCTTCATTGTGAAAAAAATAGCTTCAATACTCACCAGAAAACGTCTCCACCCCAGCCTGCCAGAGCTGTGAAGAGACGTGGTCCCAGGTCCCTGGCCGGGTTAATAGCATACCCAGAGTTGAAGCCCATTGAGAGGCCGATGACTAACACCACAAAGCCTACAGTGAAGGCCTCCAGGCCTCTAGGGACTGGATTGTTGTGTGGATCAACTATGGCCAGGATGCAGACAATCAAAGCAGCTGTTCCAATGAGCTGAGATATGGAACAGGGGCAGAAATCTATTAGTTTCATCAGAGAgacagcatttaaaaaaaagtcaaaagacAATTTTATTTCCATTATTTCTCCTTAATGTATAATCTGTCAGCTGTGTTAACTTTTCTGGTCAGAAGATTCGGCGCACAGTTGAACTTCCACGGTCCACTTCGGCATTCTGACATCAATAGACAGCGCAGGCACCTCCGAGACTTTGACTGACGATAGATCGTTTCCGAGAGAGAACTTTCTCGAGTTTGCATGTTGCATCACCACAGGTATGGATTtgagaacaaacacattcacagcatTTAGATTGTGAGCACAGTGGATAGGATATGGATTACTTCACATGCTGTGACATCTCGGGAGCGATCTGAGTGTACAGCAGCACCACGGTAGTCATTCTTAGCCAGAAGGGGCAGCATAGCAGAGCTGCAAAACTCAAAAGCTGAGTCAGGTGTATTGCAGTTTTTGATACTTTTGATACAGAGGAAGCGTTTTGTAGAGTAGACAGAGTGTGCGAGTGTCTCCtctctgcgtggagtttgcttgtttttccacagtgGGCCGACCTCAGGGCATTTATCCCGGGACGGTCCTctgtgtgatgttgttgtgaCCTGTGTATCTTTTCAGGTTGCCTGTCGGTACAATCGTAACCACTGCCTCAGAGCGCCTTAAAACCTGCCTTCCACATGCAGACAGGACGGTAGCTGTGTCCTAATAGTGAAGGCTGCATCCTCCAAGTGTGCACCTGGATGATGTCGAAATGCAActgtcacacacatgcaaatcgTCGGCTCCTTCAAATGCGACCGACAAAATCtgtgcacttttaaaaaaaaacactgaagaaatTGAAACTGTACAGTAAAGTGTGTGATTTCCTGTATGCTCGTCGTCATTAACGTTCTAAACACAACCTAGTCAGTATTGTCCGGAACTTATGGAAAACTTTTTTATTGCATCTCAAATTTGAGaatgttttaaatgcaaatgtgggacttttaatttgacatttttcagtaaaaatagaaaactcTCTTGATACAGTTGCTCAAAGTCCAGGTATTAGGTCTCTTAGaggattttcattatttctccCATTCAAAGGTGCACTTTTATACGTGCACTGAGACGCATTATacgtttcatttttaaataaaacacatatccTTATAAATCAGATTGATTCATTGGTTCAAAGGATTTTTACCGTAAAGGCCATAGTAAGGAGGGTGTTAAAATTCAGCGTTAGATAGTTCTGACTTCCATGGTCCATGGTTGTCTCTCAGCCTGAGatacatcacacatcacacatacCTCGCTGCCTTCTTGACACCATCATGGCAACAGTTAGACATCTGAATTgccgtttatttatttacttttttttagtttatttgtttaatacaTTCTTCTAAATTACccacaggtgtgagtgtgtgaatgaatcaCTTTGTGtgagaagaatgaatgaatgaatgaacaatacATTCCGAATAAATGAGTGTGCGTAACAGCAGTTCACAGGCACACAGTGCCACGCGGTGACTCCACGGTGTCCATAGATGTGAACGTGAACATGGacagttgtttgtctttgtgtcagaCCTGTGATAGGCTGGTGACCTGTCCGGGTTAATGAATGCCTGGAGTGTACAGTCCATACCTGTCAATGTAAAtctagctgctgctgctgctgctgctgctgctgctgcacacaacCAAAGTCCTATagatctatccatccatctatcttacAATATCTGCTTCTTTGAACAGTTTCAATATGAAGAGGAGCCGAAGTGAAGTAAAGTATTTGGCTGTGAGGTCATTGCCAGACTTCCATATTCAGTCTTATTTGTTTCAGGGCAATAAAAATATTGGGCTCCAGCAGTGAGTCGGTCACACTGATATGGCTGAGGACGTGACTCACCCAGCCCTGTTTCTCAGAAGGGAAACATGTTTTGAGTCAGTGCTGCAGTCTTTTTAGCTGAATGTGATCACTGTGACTTTAGACTGTAAGAGCcttcttatttttaattcatttttgtcttgtttaccAGCTAATAAGATAATTATTTGATTTGTGTGACACCTTTGTTGGACACTTGAGATGTTGCAGCTGGAGGGTCTGGCGTGTCAGAGATGCTCCTTGACACTTTCCCAGAATCAAATGAGGAACATAATCAAATACAGATGATTCAATTATAAAGTCATTGTTACCTGATCAAAGAATCCATTAACCAGGGTGAGATGTTTGGATGGATATGTGGCAAAAATTCCTGCAGTGGCATTCTCCCCAACTACAATCAGCTCCCCGTGGCCAAAGTCCCAGAATGCATCTGGTGAAACATAGCACAAATCACTATTAtttcttttagaaaatgttttctttcttttcttttttttttattacatttgtttttaaagcacagGAGAGCTGTCAGGGTAAAAGTCCCATTTACCCTGTTGCTGTTTAATTACACctacaatgttgtttttcctctttccaaCAGTTATGAGAATAAAAGGTTGGATTTGTTACCACACTGCTTATCCACTTAGGTCATTTAAACTTAAGGTGGCAAAATTATGTAAGTAAATTGGGGAAAAGATGTCCCGTATGTTTCAGAAACAAGGCGAACAGCTATCGCAAACGCTGTTTGCGACAATGTTTGAGACATTATAGAGATTGAAACTGTGACACGCAGGGGATCAGTGGCGGGATTGCATATTGCAATTGTAGTTTCTATGCAAAACCATGGATATGTGTGAGCACATGTTTCTGAATCAAATGTTACTTAGTAAGAGGTCTACTTTTGTGCATATTTGCTTTCTTTTAGTGACTTTTGGATAAAACATAAGGGActggagatggagatgatgatAACTATTGCCTAGTTATGAATGTGGTTAGTGAGGCCGGACGATAATGGGCCATACATTATAATATGCAAATTTCAAATCAATCAACAAGgtcatttttgaaataactGACGTATAGCTGAAGGTTTGGTTTTCAATTGtagtttttaacccttagtgctcacatggcaCGGATCtatgccgcaggtgcacccatggtaatttgctgtGGGTTTAATACACAAcgccttatatggacatcctggggtgtgtgtttaaggtcacatattcaggctttaaattatttttattaatttttttgtcttcttatgtttTGTAGAGTCAgagttatgatttattttcatattgcatttttattagcgctataaagtagcaataattgttcagaagtcacaaaattagaccgtttttctttactttttgagccaagtgaactttcaACTGGGgcatcattttcacatttcacaaattcaatctgatttttcAAACAGTTTgaatactttttgctcaggtgtgttgaaCATGGATTtagtttttcatcagattgcccaggttgtgctgaaaaaaaggatacaagacactctatattgcacactCCTACTATACCCTCTGTATAcagtacgtttaaacatagaaatggaaaaaagagTTAAACATTTATGTGGAcagaaaacatttcacacatctaTGTGAAGACATTCACAGCAACTACATACTGTGTCTTAAATGTATTTGCTACATTCTGAACCATTGTTATACTGATTTTAAGGGAAGAAAATCATACTGGTTACTATAAATCATACATATGTCCTTGTGAACTCACAACCATCCAAACAAATTTGTTCTGCGACAGTGTGGCTACAGCCGCACATACTCGAgaacagtgtcacagtgtctttGTCGTACCTGTCAGACAGGTGACTACACGATGTGGTCgatatttaaatgtcatcaaTTAATGTCATTAACTTGTGCAAACATTTGAATTaattcgatttttttttttctctcctgcaggTTCACATACCAGAATACATGCCAAATACGACGGCTGCGCCCAGGAAGGCGCCGAGAGtctggaagaagaaaaacaacaggaacTTCCTCCATGGCTCTCTCTTGAGTAAGCACAGTGTGAAAGTCACTGCTGGGTTCAGGTGACCACCTGAAGATGAGACAAATATACAAACAACGTGGTATATAGTACATAAAAATATGTCAGGCTACGTTCAGATCACCAGGCTGAGTGTTGAGAGTTTTGTGCGTGCAAAGTAAGAGAACgcaaacacatgcatgttttcTATTTAGCCTCCTTTTTTTCCGTCATGCAGCTGGAGGAGAGCTCTTCTGAGCAAACCCTATATTCAGTAATTGTGGTCTTAGTAAAGTCCTGTTAGGATGGAAGGTCCCCGTGACACAAATTAAATTGGAAGGATGAAAAGATTCAAGAACGTATCCATTTTCTTCCCTCACCTTTCGGGGGAAGGAGGGGACTGCACTGATGGCACACTCATGTGGGCGCCTCGCATGTATCCGTACTTTAATCGCGTCAGGGTTGGAGATACCTAATTAAACAAGCGTCTTTTCTCTGTATTAGAGGAGGACAGCCTCATTATAAAGGCATAGAAGACGTGAGCATGAGTGAACTGCAGAACCCTTTGTAGTTTTGTTGCTTTTGACAGAAGATTCCGGGATTGAGCACGGACTCgctcacttttctttcaattaCAGAGCGTCGTTTTCAAGTTAAGGGGTAAGTGTCCCCTctcttcacctgtgtgtgtctttctctcttaaCTAAACTAAGCCTTCTTCCGTCCACTGCTTTCTTGTTCTGTTTCCCCTGCTGACTCGAGCTGTCAGTCGACCTGGAAAACACGTCAGTGTGGAAGGTACTGCACTCCACACACAACTGCAAGTTTACCTTTAGTGATATTAAGTGTCTGTCAAGCCGTCAGTAAtaatgacttcctgttttgcTGATGGAAGTTGGGGAGAGCTTGTCTTGTGGACACAGTCTTTGAATGACAGGTACATTATGACAGTGATGCAAATGACTGCAGCCCAATTTAACGAGATTTTAAACTTCATATTTCCAGAAGTTTTGTTAATAATGGGCCCCACCTATTCCAAATGTATGTTATTCAACAACAATACGAATTCATATAACATTCTACACTtcattaaaggcgacatagaccggaagctccaattaacgctgcgtttgtgcgtgtatctgcgtcattacctcgtttatgaaaccctaaagtttcagaacaaacagttcagccactgctgagaaaatagggttttattgttttcctgggctctgcgaagcggatcggcacttccggttgcgtacattcaaccgcagaagaagaagaactactctcgttgtagctgctgagatgcagagcatccaccgtgccagagggggagctgtgtatctgagagctggcctatctattacgtcacttccaggtacctggccaatcacaggacagtgggaaagctctcgttggctggccaatcacaacacagtccacgttctgggggtgtgattttggtctgaaacggcGCGGctgcattcgatgtcacctttaatattatttattaataatataatgttcataatgtttttattagtcATTAAAAAGGGGAATAgtacggagccccagacatgataTGTCAAAATAGGTAAAAGGtacacacaaaatactaatttgttcccacaaaatactaattccTTCCCACGATATATGTATAATGTGCGCGCAAAATACAAATTACTTCCTACAAAATACCTATAATGTGCTCACAAAATACTTATTTGTGGCCGGgaaatactaattagttcccaCGACATATGTACAACGTGTGCACGAAATACTAATTCATTCCcacaaaatatgtaaaatgtgcacacaaaatactaaaTTCATTCgcacaaaatatgtaaaacatgtacatgaaaatactaatttgttcccatgaaatatgaaaaacatgcacatgaaatACTAAATTAATTCCCATGTAATATGTAAAACgtgcacacaaaatactaattcatTCCCACgaaatatgtaaaatgtgcacacaaaatactaaaTTCATTCgcacaaaatatgtaaaacatgtacatgaaaatactaatttgttcccatgaaatatgaaaaacatgcacatgaaatACTAAATTAATTCCCAttataaatttttttttccGCATGTCTGGGGCTCTGTAGAATCGAATtaatgtactttattaatcccaaacAGGGCAATTAGAGTGTAGCAGCAGCAAGACACACAATATGcatagaataaaaaatataaaaatagaattaaattgtatgtaaataatgtaaagaTGAGGAGTGTAATAAATACTAAACATGTCATTAAGTGTGAACTGTAAAACTCTGAGCTGTAAAGTGTATGAGAAGGTGTAAAAGAGACTATTGTCAATGACTGTGAAGTACTtactaacatacagtatatcctcACCTGAGATCTGTCCACTTACAAGGATACCCAAGGTTACAGCGAATCCAAAAGCAAGGTTAACACTGAGGAATGTGCCGTGGGTTCCTTTACTCAGCACCATCTGTGCCACTGCACCACATCCAAACATCTGGATAAAGGAAAGTAACAATTCACTGACCACATATATGCGCCCTTGCCTTTGTGTGTCTGCCTATTCAACATTTCCCAAATGAGTCCATGAAGCAAGCAACCGCGAGCTggagtcatttttttattttatttatttttttgtgtgggcACACAGGGGTAGAAAAAGTTCAAAGAGAATAATAAAGAAAGCCCTGCAGGGACCAGACCTGGTGTCAGGTCCAGCTGtgctctgttttttattttatccagGGTGTGTCTCACGTGACCTTGTAGGTCTTGTGTATGTTATGGGTGGGCTTCGTGTCGGAATATTGATCCTGAACACTTACTCCACCTGCAGAGCCATCCACCACAGAGAGCCCGCACTGACCACCAAAGGGACTGGATTACCAAGAGAGCAAAAAGTTATTGTGGAATTAACAGATCAGTCACCGCTGGGGAGCAGAATAACAAACGGCCTGGTGCTTCGCCACCGGTGCCCTGTCCTGATATTTGTGTGGTCTACAGGACACCACAGGAAATGGATGGATTCCAGATTGTTATGCACGGGccaaaaatattttgtttggatttaaaagaATCTTGTGGCTTCCTAGTGTGGTGAAGAGTCAGGAAGTAagaataatacatatatatatatatatatatatatatatatatacatatatatatatatatatatatatatatatacatatatatatatatatgtatatatatatatatacatattatatatatatgtatatatatatatatatatatatatatacatatatatatatatatacatatatatatatacatataaatatacatatatatacatatttatatttatatatatatacatatgtatatatatatatgtatatatacatacatataaatgaatattCATCTAAGGGAGCAGGGATTTAATGAGAAAAGTGGTAACGTTCCATTACCTATACAGTAAAAGCAACCTCTGAACATTGAACATCTAAAAAGATTTTGTCCTCAAACTTCACCTCTGTCTCAAAGTAAAcatgtcaaacactgaaaatgcaGACTcctttttcaattttcaaaataCCTTCCCTCGCGTTAAACTTTGTAAAGCTAGTGTGAGGCTTTGGGATGCGCTCTGAGTTAAACTTTGAATGCTTGCAACGTGTTCGCCTTTCATCTGTGCGTGCTTACCTGTGTTTTATGTGCATCCATCGGAGACAGTAATCATCAGTCGCGCATCTCTCGGTCATTCATTATTCAGCAGTGACACTTAATATTTAATTACCATGCATTtgtggatgtttttgtgtttttgttgtgatagTGACTGTCGATTCAAGTTGCCGCACAGacaaatatgaaaatgacaCAAC
Proteins encoded in this window:
- the LOC122758083 gene encoding aquaporin-3-like, with the protein product MGKHKDILKNMAGIFQVRHMLLRQALAECLGTLILVMFGCGAVAQMVLSKGTHGTFLSVNLAFGFAVTLGILVSGQISGGHLNPAVTFTLCLLKREPWRKFLLFFFFQTLGAFLGAAVVFGMYSDAFWDFGHGELIVVGENATAGIFATYPSKHLTLVNGFFDQLIGTAALIVCILAIVDPHNNPVPRGLEAFTVGFVVLVIGLSMGFNSGYAINPARDLGPRLFTALAGWGGDVFCANTYWFFVPTCVPFLGAMVGVLMYQLMIGHHLEGEVQEKQKEEEERLKLSTVSASEDA